One Thioclava sp. ES.031 genomic window, TGTTCGCGCTGATCGAGGCGCGGCTGACCGAGGGCCCCTGCGCCTGCATCTTCGTGGACGAAGCGCAGTTCCTGACCGAGACGCAGGTCTGGCAGATCGCCCGCGCGGTAGATGACCTGCGCGTGCCGGTGATGTGCTACGGGCTGCGGGTGGATTTTCAGGGCAAGCTGTTCCCCGGCTCGGCGGCACTGCTGGCGCTGGCCGACGAGATGCGCGAAGTCCGCACGATCTGCCATTGCGGCAAGAAGGCCACGATGGTGGTGCGTATGGGCCCGGACGGACAGGCGCTGCGCGATGGCGATCAGGTGCAGATCGGCGGCAACGAGACCTATGTCAGCCTCTGCCGCCGTCACTGGCGCAAAGCGATGGGCGAGGCGTAAGCCTCAGATCTTCTCGAGAACGACCGAGCCCACCGAATAGCCCGCCCCGAAGGAGCAGATCAGCCCGATCTCGCCCGGTTTGAAATCGTCGGAATATTTCGAAAACGCGATGATCGACCCGGCGGAGGACGTGTTGGCGTAATCCTGCAGGATATTGGGCTGCTCGCCCGGCTCGGGATCGCGGCCGAGCACCTTTTTCCCCACGAAGTCGTTCATCGTCTTGTTGGCCTGATGCAGCCAGAGACGGTGCAGATCCGCGGGCTTCACCTCCGCGTCGGCGAGATGGCCGAGGATGTGCTGCGCGACCATCGGCATCACTTCCTTGAAGACCTTTCGCCCCTCCTGCATGAACTGCATGTCGCGGCGGTCGGCCACGCCATCGGGCCGGGTGCGGCGCAGGAAACCATTGTTATTGCGGATGTTGTTGGAAAACTCCGTCGCGCAGCGGGTGGAGCGGATCAGGAAGCCATGCGGCGCATCCTCGCGCCGTTCGATCAGCGTCGCGGTCGCCACATCGCCGAAGATGAAATGGCAGTCGCGATCGCGCCATTCGAGGTGGCCCGAGGTGATCTCGGGGTTCACGACCAGCGCGCGGCGCACGGAGCCCGTGCGGATCATGTCGGCGGCGGCCTGAATGCCGAAGGTGGCCGAGGAACAGGCGACGTTCATATCGAAAGCAAACCCGCC contains:
- a CDS encoding thymidine kinase, with protein sequence MAKLYFHYSTMNAGKSTILLQASHNYIERGMETFLVTARLDNRAGDGRIASRIGIGAEAACFSEETDMFALIEARLTEGPCACIFVDEAQFLTETQVWQIARAVDDLRVPVMCYGLRVDFQGKLFPGSAALLALADEMREVRTICHCGKKATMVVRMGPDGQALRDGDQVQIGGNETYVSLCRRHWRKAMGEA
- a CDS encoding beta-ketoacyl-ACP synthase III yields the protein MHQAVITGTGVYTPEHVITNAELVAAFNAYADLFNAENAEAIAAGEIEAKPHSSVEFILKASGIEQRYVMDKEGVLDPTRMYPRLRQRSDDEPGIMAEIALDACHKALAQAGRKGEEIDLVICAASNMERAYPAVAIEIQKLLGAGGFAFDMNVACSSATFGIQAAADMIRTGSVRRALVVNPEITSGHLEWRDRDCHFIFGDVATATLIERREDAPHGFLIRSTRCATEFSNNIRNNNGFLRRTRPDGVADRRDMQFMQEGRKVFKEVMPMVAQHILGHLADAEVKPADLHRLWLHQANKTMNDFVGKKVLGRDPEPGEQPNILQDYANTSSAGSIIAFSKYSDDFKPGEIGLICSFGAGYSVGSVVLEKI